The genomic stretch TCGGTCTCCGTTCGCTCACTTGTATCCATCCGACACGCCTACGGCGGTGTTGCAGACGGACTGAAGCCACGTAGAACCGAGCTGGATCGTCCGCGCCTCCCCCTCATGAGACAACCTTCCGTCCTCGCCATCGACTGCGGCGCCAGTCGCGTGTGCGCAGCGGTGTTCAGCGCCACGGGCGAGGGTATTCCGGTTTTGGAGCGCATCTTCGTCGAACCGCTCGAATACGATGTGGCCGACGACTTGCAGTGGGTCAAATCGGTCGGGAGCGCGTTGCGACGCATCGGTACGGTGCAGCGTCTGCGCGGGCACCGGATTTCGCTCGTCGTGCCGGGGCACCTCACGCTCACGAAGTACATCAAGGTCCCGCACGTCGACGAGGCGAAGCGAGCCCGGATCGTGCAGTTCGAGGCGAAGCAGAACATCCCGTATGCGCTCGAAGACGTAGTGTGGGATTACCAAGTGGTCCACGACGACGGGATCGACTTCGAAATCGCACTTTGCGCGATCAAGCACGATCTGATGACGGCATTGCTGGCGGAGTGTCGCGAGGCGGGGTTCGAACCGGAGGTGATCGAGCCTTCCTGTATGGCGCAGGTGAACGCCTTCCGCTTCAGTCTGCCCGAGTTTCGCGAGGGCACGCTGTTGATCAACATCGGGGCGCGTTCGAGCAATCTGGTGTTTCTACGGGAGGATCGTTATTTCATCCGCAACGTCACTCTCGCCGGGGGGGCGCTCACGCAGTCGATCGCGGACGAGCTCGGGGTGAGTGTCGCCGAATCCGAACGCGTGAAACTCGACGTGATCCGCGGCCTCGGTCGGTCGGCGCTTCCGGACGATCAGGTGCGGGCGTTCGAGACGGCGAGGCAAGGATTCGTCTCCCGTCTGGCATTGGAGATCACGCGCTCGATCGCCAACTACCGTCGTCAAACGGGGGCGGAAAGCCCCGCTCGGATCCTGCTCACCGGTGCCGGGAGCGGCGTGCCGGAGGTGGGCACGCTTCTCGGCGAGCGGCTCAAGACTTCCGTTGAGACCTACGACCCCCTTCGTGGCGTGCAATTCGGCACCGGTGCGGTCGAAGGGGAGATCAAAGCGAAGGCCCATCTCGTCGGGGAGGCGGTCGGCGCTGCGTTGCGGTTGTACGATCGTGGTCTGGCGCGTTTCGACCTGCTGCCCGACTCGGTGCGCAAGGCACGCGTGTTTCGGCGTCGGCAACCGTTTTACCTCGCGAGCGCCGCGCTCGTGGTCGCGGCATTGGCCATTCCGGTGTTGGTCGACTCCGTGGTCCTCGGCAGCTACCGCGAGCGACTTGCGTCGCTGGACGCCCAAGCCCAGCCGTTGCGACGATACGCCGCGCAGATCGGCGAGACGGGCGAGCGTATCGACCACATCCGGGAGCAAATCGACGGCATCAAGGGCCTCGTCGAGACCAAGTCCAACTGGATCACGCTCTTCACCGACCTCCAAGCACGGCTCTCGAGGGTCGAAGACGTGTGGTTGGAGCGACTGGAGGTGCTGCGGCCGCAAGGCCAGTCGGCGCAGACCAGTGCTCTGGCCGGAAGTTTGTTCGGCGGCTTGGCCGCGCGGGCGCAAGCAGGCGAGAACGCCGCGGAGGCTTCCGCTCCGTTGCGCCTGATGCTCGCCGGGCGGTTACTCGACAAAAACAACCCCATGTCGAAGGTCAGCCCGGAGTCGCAGAACCGCGTCACCACTCTTCTCGCGAGCTTCGTCGAGTCGGAGTTCATCGTGCGGCTCGAGGGCGAGCGGTTCGACAACTCGCAACCCGGCATCCTGAAGTTCGAGTTCATCCTCGTGGTCGATCCGGAGCGTCCGCTCTGAGCACGTAGCCCGGAAATCCGCACGTGAAGCTCCTGCGCAATCATCCAGTCTTCAGCGGCCTGATCCTGCTCGCGCTCGTCGTCGCCGCGGTCGAGGTCTGGTTGATCTTGGACGCGGACGACAAGGAGCGCGACCTCGTGGAGCAACTCGATCTGCGCATCGCCGAGATCGAACGTCTTCAGCGCCGTCAGCCGGCGCCCAACGAGGTCAATTTGCGCAACGCCCGCGACGACTTCGTCCAGAACGCGCTCGTACTCTCCTCGATGCTGCGTTCGCTCAACGTCGCCGGCGCCGACGAGCTCGAGTATTTTCAAGGCGAACCGACCAAGAGCACCGATGCCTATTTCGACATCGCCCAGTTCGTGGAGCGGATGCAGCAACTGGCTGCCGAGTCCGGTGTGACCTTGAAGCCCGACGAACGTTTCGGGTTCTCGACGTACACCAACGTCGGCCCGGACGCCGCCATCATCCGCCCGGTCTATCGCCAGCGGCGCATCGCCGAGTACCTCTTGCGTGCCTTGTTCGCGGCGCGACCGAAGGCGTTGATCTCCGTGCAGCGTGAAGTGCCGGTCGAGACCTCGACGCTCGACCGCGCGGTCCCACGGCCCGCGGGGGCGGCGGCGAACACGCCGGGAGGCGGCGACTTCTTCGTCATCGATCCACAGGTCAGCGCTCGCACCCCCGACTACGTCGCGACGATGGCGTTTCGGCTCTCGTTCGCCGGGCAGACATCCGCCCTGCGCGGCTTCGTCAACGCACTCTCTGCTCCGGAAATCCCGCTAGTCGTTCGATCGGTCGAGGTGGAGCCGTACGTCGCGGAAGCCACGGGTGCGCCAGGGCGAGCGGGACCGCCGGCGGGATTGTTCGGACGTCCGTCGCAGAGCAACCCGCAACCCGCGCTTCTGCAAAACCCGAGCATCCCGATCGTCGCGGAAAACGTGTCTCGGTTCGTAGTCACGGTGGAGCTCTTCGAGGTCAAGATACGCCCGCCCGAGCTGGAGGAGGGAGTCGAATAGAGGCCATGCGTGCGCTCCTTCGATATTCCGACAAGGTGCTGCTCGTGCTGTGCACCGTCGCGTTTCTCGTCGCGGCGGCGTTTGCGGCCTTACGCTTCCGTCATCTCGACGCGATCGCGATGCGCAACCCTGCTCCTGCGACCACTGCCGCGGCCTACGAAGCTCGCGCTTCGCGCGTCCCCGAGATCGATACGGTCCTCTGGCCCGCGGCCTCTCCTCAATCGCGCGGAACCGAATGGCTCTACGACGTCTTCACGCCGCCGGTCATCTACTACAATCGCGACACCGGGCAGTTCACCGTCACTCCGCCCTCGTCGGACGCCCCCGTCGTTCGTAACGACGGAGACTTCGCGCTGGAGCTCGTTTCCGTGCGACAAGAACCCTACCGTATCCAGCTCGTCGGTTACGTCGGCGACGAAGCCGCGCCGCTCGCGACGTTTGAAAACGTGGAGAACGGCGACACCCTCGTCGGACGCGCCGGGCGCGTGTTCGAACGCGAGCAGTTCACGTTGGTTTCCTTCGACATCCGCCGCGTCACGACGAGCAGCGCCGACAGCATGCCGGTGATCGAGACGATCGGCATCGCCGTCTTGCGCGACGGGCGCACCGATCGCGAAGAAACCCTCACCACCCGCGAGCGGAAGATGATGCCGCGACTCCAAGCCGTCTTCCGGCTTCGTTCCGAGTCTGCCGAACAACGCGTCTTGCGCGAAGGCACCTCGATCACCATCGGCGGTCTGGAGTATTTCGTGGCCCAACTTTCGCTCGCTCCCATGCAAGCCGTCGTCTCGCGTCGTCCGGTCGATGGTTCCGGTACTCCCGAGACCCGTACCCTCGTGCCCGCTTCGTCGGCCGTATCCAATCCGTTTGGACGGGATTCTCGTCCCTCGGACATCTTCTCCTTTCCAACCCGCTGAGCACCGACTATCTCCGTGGCTGTCTGCTGCGGAAAACCCCTGATCACCGCGCCCCTCGTCTTCGACCATGAAAATGCGCCCACTGCCCTGTTCCCTGCTGCTGGCCACCGCAGGTCTGTTCGCCACTCTGTCCGTGCTGCCCGGCGGAGTCGCTCATGCCCAAAGCGGCGAGGCCTCCGCGGGTGACGCGATCAGCGAAAGCATCAACCGCGCACGCGAAGTCCAGCGCCTCGCGCGCGCCCAAGCCGCCCGCGGCGAGAACAGCGCCGCCGTTGCTTCCTACGACTACGCGCTCACGCTCGTGCAGCCGCATGCCTCGACCAACGCCCTCATCGCCGAGATGCGCAGCGAGCGCGCCGCGTTGGCCGGTGCCGGCACTCGCGCTCCGCTCACCACGCCGGCATTCGCCGCGGATCAGACGGTCGTCCAAAATCTCCTCGACCGCGCCCGTAGCCAATACCTCGCCGGCGACGTCAACGGTGCCGAAGCCACGTTCAAGGACGTCGAGACGCGCGACCCTTCCAACGTCGAAGCCAAGGACTACCTCCGCCGTATCGCCGAGAGCCGCCGCGGTGACAACTGGCTCGACCGCGAGAAGACCCGCGAGCAGATGCTCGAGGAAGTCTCCCGCAGCTGGCAGCGCCCGGGCGTCTATCAGGAGCGCCAAGCCGAAGCCCAGGCCCCGACCGGCCCCGTGCCGCTGGTCGAGAAGCTCAACCGCATCACCATTCCCTCGGTCAACTTCACCGGCGTGGAACTCAGCCGCGTCATCAGCACGCTCAGCAGCATCTCCGAGGAGTTCGACGACACCGGCATCACGCCCAAAGGCGTGAACATCGTCCTCATCGACCCGCAGCGGCAGAATCCCGCCGTCAACATCACCCTGCGCAACCTCACCTTGCGCCGCGTGCTCGATTTCATTACCGACTCGGTCGGCTTCCAATACGAGGTCCAGCTCGACGCCGTCGTCGTCCGTCCGGGCGGAGAGATCAGCAATCTCGAAACGGAGTTCTTCCCCGTCTCCCGCGCGACGGTCATCCGCATGGTGGGGTCCACGCCCGCGGTGCGAGCCACGCCCGTGTCTGGTGGCGATCCGTTCGCGCCGTCCTCCTCCGGCGCAGCTGGTGGTGCCGCCGGTGGATTCTCCGCCGAGAGCGTTTCGATTCAGCGCTTCCTGCAGCAAGCCGGCGTCGCTTTCGAAGGCACACCCGGTGCCAGCCTCGTCTACGATGGTTCGGCGATGATCGTCACGCAGACCTCGCGTAACCTCACCCGCATCCGCAACATCCTCAATCGCTACAACGACATCCGCCAGGTCGAGATCGAAGCCAAGTTCATGGACGTCGCCGAAGGCGTGATGGACGAACTCGGGATCGACTGGTACTCGTTCCAAGGGGATAGGGCCAACCCGACCGAGTATTACCGCACGGGCAACCGAGCACTGAGTCAGGCGTTCTCGTCCTCCAGCAGCGACTCGACGTTGAACATCACCAACAACGGCGTGGCTCTGCCGGGCATTCCCGTGCAGCCGCCTTCTTTCCCGGGTGGCTTGGATCTCGGCGCGAACGCCAATCCGCTCGCCCTCGTCGTCGGCACGATCCAAGACTTCGGGATCGAAGCCACCATTCGGGCGCTCGCGCGCAAGACCGGCACGGATCTTCTCAGTGCGCCCAAGGTGACCGTGCTGTCGGGCAACCCCGCCAACATCACCGTGGCTCAGGAGTTCCGTTACCCGCAGTCGTACGGCGACATCGAATCGCAGGTCGGCCAGACAAGCGGTGCCCTCTCGGGTGGCTCAGCCGGAGTCACGATCACCGCCGGCACGCCGCAGGACTTCACCACGCGCAACGTCGGCGTGGAACTCACCGTCACGCCTACCGTCGAGGACGACGACTACAGCATCTCGCTAGATCTCAATCCGCGCGTCACCGAGTTCGACGGATTCGTCGAGTACGGTGGCACGAGCGTGGCCGTGGCGGGCGGCAGCACCGTCACCGTGCCCTCCGGCTTCTTCCAGCCGATCTTCTCGGTCCGCGAGATCCAGACCAAGGTCGCCGTGTGGGACGGCGCCACGCTCGTCATGGGCGGCCTCACTCGCGAAGAGATCAAGCGCGTGAACGACAAGGTGCCGGTCCTCGGCGACGTGCCGCTTCTCGGTCGTCTCTTCAAGTCCGAGGGCGAGAGCACGCAGAAGCGCAACCTGCTCATCTTCGTCACCGCCAACCTCGTCAGCCCCGGTGGCTCGCTCAAGAAGCAGACCGTCCGCGGCGTGACGCCCAACTCGCTCTTCCAGAATCCGACGATCGTCACCCCTGGTGGCTCCGTCGATCGCGCCGGTCGCAGGTAGTCGACTTCGCCCCGATCTTTCGCTGTTCCAGAAACTCCGGAGCCGGCTCCCGCGTGGGGGCCGGCTTCTTTGTTTCCGACCTCACTCCGGAGTGTGCAGCACCCCGCGACCCTCGCGAGCGACGCGGATCAATTTCGTGACCATCCCGTAGCGCGGGCTGGCCACGGCCGAGACGAGAAACCACGCGCCGAGCACGAGCACGATCGAGGCCCCGCTCGCAATGCCGACGTGGAAACTCACGAGCAGGCCGACGACCGCACCGACCAGCGCGGCACCGACCGAGAGGGCGAGAAGCACGCCGAGGCGGTCCGTCCAGAGATACGCGCTGACGGCGGGGACGATGAACAACCCCAGCGCCAGCACCACGCCCATCGCCTGCAACGCCGCGACGAGGTTGGCCACGGTCAAGACCAACACCCCGAAGTGCAGCAACGTGCCGCGCCCACCTGTGGCACGGTAGAAAACCGGGTCGAAGCTCTCCAGCACCAGGCTGCGGTAAAGGAGCAGAAACGTCGCGACCGTGAGCGAACTGGCGGCCGCGCACAGCCAGAGATCGTCCGTCGTGACACCGAGGACGTTGCCGAAGAGGAAGTGAGAGAGATTGATGCGCGAGCCGGCGGCGGACACGAGCGCGATCCCCGCGCCGAAGAAGACGATGAAGAGTGCAGCGAACGCGGCTTCCTCCTTCACGCGGGTGAGCCACGTCACCAACCAACTGCCGATCGACGCGAGCAAGCCTGCGAAGAGCGCGCCCGCGAACAGTGCCAGCGGGCTCGAACCGAGCACGAGGTAGGCGAGGCCGATGCCGGGGAGGAGCGAGTGCGCGACGGCGTCGCCCATCAGGGCCAGCCGACGAAGTACCAGCAGCACGCCGATGAGACCGCCGCTGACCCCGAGCAACACCGCGGCGGCGAGCCCGCGCTGCATGAACTCGTAAGCAAACGGGGCGACGAAGATCTCGTGTAGCGTGTGCATCAGATTGTCCGAGCTCGGCTCAAGACGGCACCGTCGCGTAGGCGCGAGCGAGTCGGGGTTCAGCCAAGATCTCGTCCACCAGGCCGAAGCCTTCGAGTCGTGTGGCCAAGAGCAGCGCGTGGGAGAATGCGCGGCGTGCGAGAGCGATGTCGTGGACCACGGCGAGGACGGTCCGCCCTTGGTCTTCCCAGCGGACGAAGCGGGCGATCAGGTCTTCCGTCGCGCGGGCGTCGAGGCCGGCGAACGGTTCGTCGAGCAGGAAGATGTCCGCGCCTTGGGCGAGCGCGCGGGCGAGGAAGACCTTTTGTTGCTGCCCACCGCTGAGGCAGCGGATCTGGCGATCGCGGAGATCGAGCAGCCCCATCTCGTCGAGCGCGCGTTCGATCGCCTCGGCGTCTTCGCGGCGGAAACGGCGGAAGGCCCCGAGTTGCGCGTAGCGGCCTTGGGCGACGACCGACTCGACCGTGATGGGGAAATCCCAGTCGATCTCGGCGCGTTGCGGCAGATACGCCAGCCGCGGCAAGGCGTGGTGCGTGTGGTGGTCGCCGATACGGATGTCTCCATGGGCGAGCGGCAACCAGCCGAGCACGGCACGCAGGAGCGTGGATTTGCCGGCACCGTTGGGGCCGACGATCGCGATCCGGCTCGTGCATGGGATCGCCACGGTGATCGAGTCGAGCGCGACGGTGCGCCCGTACCGCACCGTCACTTCGCGAAAGCGCAGGATGTTGTGGTTCATCGTGGCGTGGCGGGTCCGCGCGGTGCCGCCGCGTCGAGTTGCGCGCGAAGTTCGTCGAGCTTCACGACGAGGCCGGTGCTCGGTGTCAACCATACGAGCCGTTCCGCGCTCGAG from Opitutales bacterium ASA1 encodes the following:
- a CDS encoding metal ABC transporter ATP-binding protein yields the protein MNHNILRFREVTVRYGRTVALDSITVAIPCTSRIAIVGPNGAGKSTLLRAVLGWLPLAHGDIRIGDHHTHHALPRLAYLPQRAEIDWDFPITVESVVAQGRYAQLGAFRRFRREDAEAIERALDEMGLLDLRDRQIRCLSGGQQQKVFLARALAQGADIFLLDEPFAGLDARATEDLIARFVRWEDQGRTVLAVVHDIALARRAFSHALLLATRLEGFGLVDEILAEPRLARAYATVPS
- a CDS encoding metal ABC transporter permease, which translates into the protein MHTLHEIFVAPFAYEFMQRGLAAAVLLGVSGGLIGVLLVLRRLALMGDAVAHSLLPGIGLAYLVLGSSPLALFAGALFAGLLASIGSWLVTWLTRVKEEAAFAALFIVFFGAGIALVSAAGSRINLSHFLFGNVLGVTTDDLWLCAAASSLTVATFLLLYRSLVLESFDPVFYRATGGRGTLLHFGVLVLTVANLVAALQAMGVVLALGLFIVPAVSAYLWTDRLGVLLALSVGAALVGAVVGLLVSFHVGIASGASIVLVLGAWFLVSAVASPRYGMVTKLIRVAREGRGVLHTPE